Proteins encoded by one window of Thalassoroseus pseudoceratinae:
- a CDS encoding outer membrane protein assembly factor BamB family protein, translating to MGRRLIAGAGLCWAVMVCGIASVSEAAEPSATSSPQATTNLRPGHDWPKFLGPDGTGVSQETNLLSEWPEGGPKVVWKQQIGTGYSAPSVRNGRLVIFHRLEDEEIIECQNAATGESIWKTSYPSTYSDPYGYNNGPRCTPLLTEERCFTYGAEGKLVCTDLQTGKQLWKRDVKADWKLPQAFFGIGCTPILEGDRLIVLVGGQPNSGVVAFDSKTGKTLWENVGKSTWDGVETGYRDGDTYKWTGEEQIVSYSSPIAATIHGKRHVLCLLRHGLVSLDPENGELRFKHWFRVRNHESVNAVRPVVIDGDKIFLTAAYKAGSVLLKVAADGKSVSELWKDRDNLQGHWSTPIEVDGYIYGFSGRHEHEGEFRCVSVKTGKVEWSTSGYEGDLDKLPILALNRRTGEVINRTTNERVTPPFFGRGSHIRVGNRFIILGEYGTLSLAEVNPKKYVELERTYYPEIHYPAWPAPVLSRGRLYLRSEDYLVCLELSAAK from the coding sequence TGCGGGATTGCCTCCGTGAGTGAGGCTGCTGAGCCGTCCGCGACGTCGTCTCCGCAAGCAACAACGAACCTGCGACCCGGTCACGATTGGCCGAAATTCCTCGGTCCCGACGGCACCGGGGTTTCGCAGGAAACGAACCTCCTCAGTGAGTGGCCGGAGGGCGGTCCCAAAGTGGTCTGGAAGCAACAGATCGGCACGGGCTACAGTGCGCCTTCGGTTCGGAATGGTCGGCTCGTCATTTTCCATCGGCTAGAAGACGAGGAAATCATCGAGTGCCAGAACGCAGCGACTGGGGAATCAATCTGGAAGACGAGCTATCCGTCAACGTACTCCGACCCCTACGGCTACAACAATGGTCCACGTTGCACACCGTTGCTCACTGAGGAACGGTGTTTCACCTACGGGGCCGAAGGCAAGCTGGTCTGTACCGACCTGCAAACTGGCAAGCAACTCTGGAAGCGGGATGTCAAAGCGGATTGGAAATTGCCCCAGGCGTTCTTTGGAATCGGTTGCACGCCGATTTTAGAAGGCGACCGGTTAATCGTCTTGGTCGGTGGACAGCCAAATTCCGGCGTGGTCGCATTTGATTCCAAGACCGGAAAGACGCTGTGGGAGAACGTCGGCAAGTCGACTTGGGACGGCGTTGAGACCGGTTATCGTGATGGCGATACTTACAAGTGGACCGGTGAAGAACAAATCGTGAGTTACTCCTCACCCATTGCCGCCACGATTCACGGGAAGCGTCATGTGTTGTGCTTGTTGCGGCATGGTCTGGTATCGCTCGATCCTGAAAATGGTGAACTTCGCTTCAAACACTGGTTCCGCGTCCGCAATCATGAATCTGTCAACGCGGTCCGTCCGGTTGTCATTGATGGCGACAAGATTTTTCTGACGGCCGCCTATAAAGCCGGTTCCGTTTTGCTGAAAGTTGCAGCGGATGGAAAATCTGTCAGCGAACTTTGGAAAGATCGCGACAACCTTCAAGGACACTGGTCGACACCGATTGAAGTCGATGGCTACATCTACGGCTTCTCTGGCCGACACGAACATGAAGGCGAATTCCGGTGCGTCTCCGTCAAGACTGGGAAAGTCGAATGGTCCACGAGCGGATACGAAGGTGATCTCGACAAACTACCGATTCTCGCACTCAATCGTCGCACAGGTGAGGTCATTAACCGAACCACGAACGAACGTGTGACCCCGCCGTTCTTCGGTCGTGGTTCACATATTCGGGTAGGGAACCGATTTATCATCCTTGGTGAATACGGCACGCTTTCGTTAGCCGAGGTCAATCCAAAGAAATACGTGGAACTTGAACGAACCTATTATCCAGAGATCCATTACCCCGCCTGGCCGGCTCCCGTATTGTCACGCGGGCGGCTTTATTTGCGTAGCGAAGATTACCTCGTCTGCTTGGAGTTGTCGGCTGCGAAATAG
- the mutM gene encoding bifunctional DNA-formamidopyrimidine glycosylase/DNA-(apurinic or apyrimidinic site) lyase yields the protein MPELPEVETMVRGIRPHVAGKIIRTVSECRCPCKPISITPTVRTMQRRAREQTITSVDRLAKRVVLHLSSGDAFVIEPRMTGLMLLADPPSTEHLRICWTLSDGESESKLWFWDRRGLGTVRLYRPAEFDELRTVKLGPDALTIDREEWTQRLQKTNRAIKVAMLDQKIVAGIGNLYASEILHLSGISPFTLCSSLTETEIDRLHDAVRQILSDAIRYEGSTLSDGTYRNALNKAGGYQNEHRVYARAEELCPTCQETPIQRVVQAQRSTFYCPICQSSPPESA from the coding sequence ATGCCGGAATTGCCGGAAGTCGAAACGATGGTTCGCGGAATTCGTCCACACGTCGCAGGAAAGATCATCCGCACGGTTTCGGAATGTCGGTGTCCTTGTAAGCCCATCAGCATCACGCCGACCGTTCGAACGATGCAGCGTCGCGCCCGTGAGCAGACAATCACCAGCGTAGATCGGCTGGCGAAACGCGTTGTTTTGCACCTTTCATCCGGTGACGCCTTCGTCATCGAACCTCGCATGACCGGCCTGATGTTGCTTGCCGACCCGCCCAGCACGGAACACTTGCGAATTTGTTGGACGCTTTCGGACGGCGAATCCGAATCGAAACTTTGGTTTTGGGATCGGCGTGGCTTGGGCACGGTGCGGTTGTATCGTCCGGCGGAATTCGATGAGTTGCGTACCGTCAAACTCGGCCCGGATGCCCTGACGATCGATCGTGAGGAATGGACTCAACGTCTCCAGAAAACCAACCGTGCCATCAAGGTCGCCATGCTCGATCAGAAGATTGTTGCGGGGATCGGCAATCTCTACGCGAGTGAAATCCTTCATCTGTCCGGCATTTCGCCGTTTACATTGTGTTCGAGTTTGACCGAAACCGAGATTGATCGGCTCCACGATGCTGTTCGACAGATACTCTCCGACGCCATTCGCTACGAAGGTTCAACACTCTCCGATGGCACATATCGAAATGCATTGAACAAGGCAGGCGGGTATCAAAACGAACACCGAGTCTACGCTCGTGCCGAGGAACTTTGCCCGACCTGCCAGGAAACACCGATCCAGCGAGTCGTGCAAGCCCAGCGATCAACCTTTTACTGCCCGATCTGCCAATCATCCCCGCCGGAATCCGCTTGA
- a CDS encoding DUF1598 domain-containing protein — MFKIQQAKPRPQLGTIRGGNTVLTVLGTVAAFSVVLGAAWFVMAPSKPVVTQVQPSNTDESKPMASEVIPATRQSTPDVPAEPVSQPVAVVETEVPAEVKPQAPTAAEQVEAHLAAGEFGLATEVAQTIAEIKSRDLLLRRIADVQLEAGEFAAAGDAIGRITLPQVRGQAETARQTEQTLAGGGSQANFSEILQLIQTATSGPWAPDDPEKTVTPFGMVSGGISVDPLGQLALVSKADTNNRLAQIGRRARRADLNDDMAQASNLRIVSLKRLEREVAGRLNRSEPVLKTMQHLAGLSRVQFVFVDSKNQDVLIGGPAEAWEYDQLGRPVGVDSGRPMMHLDDLVTVLRVFSPAGSSIFRCSIDPRAEGMQKLKEVVERSNARGSLSAGAGTRSFVRKCGEALGQQDAVFAGVPDNSRVARVMLEADYKMKLIGIDKLDAGSQIPSFFDLLDAKTVKQNPPSLDALRWWLTMKYDSVLHDPNRQVFEIQGSSVLCRSENELVTATGERIHTGESTTTNSQFAQKFTANYSELAQREPVFADLQNIFDLALVAALVQHENLVSYPQGYGVFAPNGQYQPEEFAVPKTVDTVVNHRVYGGRDVIVQVAGGVRADLASVLRDQSVYRVAERLSGMTSKVDTNAIPDGRWWWDAK; from the coding sequence ATGTTCAAAATTCAGCAAGCAAAACCGCGACCCCAACTTGGGACGATTCGCGGTGGAAACACCGTTTTGACCGTCCTGGGAACGGTTGCGGCGTTTTCGGTCGTTCTCGGAGCGGCTTGGTTCGTGATGGCTCCCAGCAAGCCAGTCGTCACACAAGTGCAACCGAGCAACACCGACGAATCAAAACCAATGGCTTCGGAAGTGATTCCAGCCACCCGACAATCGACACCGGATGTCCCAGCCGAACCAGTGAGTCAACCGGTTGCGGTCGTTGAAACCGAAGTACCCGCCGAGGTCAAACCGCAAGCACCGACTGCTGCCGAGCAAGTTGAAGCTCATTTGGCCGCCGGTGAGTTCGGATTGGCCACCGAGGTCGCTCAAACGATTGCCGAGATCAAGTCGCGAGACTTGCTACTGCGACGCATCGCGGACGTGCAACTTGAAGCGGGCGAATTCGCAGCCGCAGGCGATGCCATCGGACGCATCACCCTGCCACAAGTTCGAGGCCAAGCGGAAACCGCTCGGCAAACCGAACAAACTTTGGCCGGTGGTGGTTCGCAGGCGAACTTCAGCGAAATCTTGCAGTTGATCCAAACCGCGACTTCCGGCCCCTGGGCACCAGACGATCCCGAAAAAACCGTCACACCATTCGGTATGGTTTCCGGCGGGATTTCTGTCGATCCGCTCGGTCAGCTCGCGTTGGTCAGCAAGGCCGACACGAATAACCGGTTGGCTCAGATTGGTCGTCGCGCTCGCCGTGCCGATTTGAACGACGACATGGCTCAAGCCAGCAACTTGCGAATCGTTTCGCTGAAGCGTTTGGAACGCGAAGTGGCGGGGCGTTTGAACCGCTCGGAGCCTGTTCTCAAGACGATGCAACACTTGGCCGGTTTGTCCCGGGTTCAGTTTGTGTTTGTCGATTCCAAAAACCAGGATGTTCTCATCGGTGGCCCAGCTGAGGCGTGGGAATACGATCAACTCGGCCGACCGGTCGGTGTCGATTCCGGTCGACCGATGATGCATCTCGACGACTTGGTTACGGTTCTTCGTGTGTTCTCGCCAGCGGGCAGCAGCATTTTTCGATGCTCGATCGATCCGCGAGCGGAAGGCATGCAAAAGCTCAAGGAAGTTGTGGAACGGTCCAACGCACGGGGTTCACTCTCGGCAGGTGCCGGTACACGCAGCTTCGTTCGCAAGTGTGGCGAAGCCCTCGGCCAGCAAGATGCTGTCTTCGCAGGTGTGCCAGACAACTCTCGCGTGGCTCGCGTGATGTTGGAAGCCGACTACAAGATGAAGCTCATCGGAATCGATAAGTTGGACGCTGGCTCGCAGATTCCATCGTTCTTCGATCTGCTCGACGCCAAGACCGTCAAGCAAAATCCCCCATCACTGGATGCTTTGCGATGGTGGCTGACGATGAAATACGATTCCGTCTTGCACGATCCAAATCGTCAAGTTTTTGAAATCCAAGGCTCGTCCGTGTTGTGCCGATCCGAAAATGAACTCGTGACCGCGACGGGCGAACGAATTCACACGGGTGAATCAACGACGACGAACTCTCAGTTCGCTCAAAAATTCACGGCCAACTATTCGGAACTCGCTCAACGGGAGCCAGTTTTCGCGGACCTGCAAAACATCTTCGACTTGGCATTGGTCGCTGCTCTGGTTCAGCATGAGAACTTGGTGAGCTACCCCCAAGGCTACGGTGTGTTTGCACCCAACGGCCAATACCAGCCGGAAGAATTCGCCGTGCCGAAAACCGTCGATACGGTCGTTAATCACCGAGTGTACGGCGGACGTGATGTGATCGTCCAGGTCGCTGGCGGTGTGCGAGCAGACTTGGCATCGGTTCTTCGTGACCAATCGGTCTACCGAGTCGCCGAGCGACTCAGCGGCATGACTTCCAAAGTCGACACCAACGCCATTCCTGACGGTCGATGGTGGTGGGACGCGAAGTAG
- a CDS encoding molybdopterin-dependent oxidoreductase has product MQIQPNRRQFLRTAGQGFLAAAAIGNGLCPTWADSKESAGGGLIYHTEVPPNAEPPIEELVKTWITPEKFFYVRSHAASPQIDADQFRLKIEGMVNHPGEISLKELMDKYPSKTVIASMTCAGNRRNEHSAVRAVDGVQWQSQAIGNASWTGIPLSEVLKAVGVQPDAKHVWFEGLDEIKKKGKTIGFGGSIPLSKAMDDTEAMPGALLTHKMNGLPLTPDHGYPLRTVVPGYIGARSVKWLGKIVVSNRTMPNHYVQDAYKLVEENTPTAWAEAGPLYRYPMNCGIARIASRSTDTQELMEVTGYALPPGNGRTLKRVEVSVNGGRSWQVAKFEREPDPYVWSLWKLEIPVRSIRGIVYARAVDSAGEAMPERVDWNMKGYMFNSWYRKAYNLRSL; this is encoded by the coding sequence ATGCAAATTCAGCCGAATCGCCGTCAATTCTTGCGAACCGCTGGGCAGGGTTTCCTGGCCGCCGCTGCGATTGGAAACGGGTTGTGTCCGACGTGGGCAGACTCGAAGGAATCGGCCGGCGGTGGGCTCATCTATCACACGGAAGTGCCGCCCAACGCGGAACCGCCGATCGAAGAGTTGGTCAAGACGTGGATCACGCCAGAGAAGTTCTTCTACGTTCGAAGTCATGCGGCGTCGCCACAAATTGATGCGGATCAGTTCCGTTTGAAAATCGAAGGGATGGTGAATCACCCCGGCGAGATTTCGCTCAAAGAGTTGATGGACAAGTACCCGTCCAAGACGGTGATTGCTTCAATGACCTGTGCCGGGAATCGACGAAACGAACACAGTGCGGTCCGTGCCGTCGACGGCGTACAATGGCAATCGCAGGCGATTGGAAATGCCTCATGGACGGGAATTCCGTTGTCCGAAGTTCTCAAGGCCGTTGGCGTGCAACCCGACGCCAAACACGTCTGGTTCGAAGGTCTTGATGAGATCAAGAAAAAAGGCAAGACCATCGGTTTCGGCGGATCAATTCCGTTGTCGAAAGCGATGGACGACACCGAAGCCATGCCGGGCGCGCTGCTCACTCACAAAATGAATGGCTTGCCGCTCACGCCAGATCACGGGTATCCGCTTCGCACGGTTGTGCCGGGCTACATCGGCGCTCGTAGTGTGAAATGGTTGGGCAAGATCGTGGTTAGCAATCGGACCATGCCGAATCATTACGTCCAGGACGCTTACAAACTGGTCGAAGAGAACACGCCAACCGCATGGGCAGAAGCGGGCCCACTGTACCGCTATCCGATGAACTGCGGCATTGCTCGGATCGCATCTCGTTCCACCGACACGCAAGAGTTGATGGAGGTCACGGGATACGCATTGCCGCCCGGAAATGGCCGAACACTGAAGCGAGTGGAAGTTTCCGTCAACGGCGGAAGGTCCTGGCAGGTGGCCAAATTCGAGCGGGAACCGGACCCGTATGTATGGTCTTTGTGGAAACTGGAAATCCCGGTTCGTAGCATTCGCGGCATTGTTTACGCAAGAGCCGTCGATTCCGCCGGTGAAGCCATGCCCGAACGAGTCGACTGGAACATGAAGGGTTACATGTTCAACTCATGGTATCGCAAGGCATACAATCTTCGCTCGCTGTAA
- a CDS encoding co-chaperone GroES, translating to MTEFVEPLGNRVLIRKDEAKQTTKGGIVLPDDAEIPTITGRIVEISVQIDRDEDFPIRKYDKVLFHPKNAIPVDLEPDNVLFVVPIADVCAVFRRNSAETPSATADDEHESNDDL from the coding sequence TTGACGGAATTTGTCGAACCATTGGGGAATCGCGTTCTGATCCGTAAAGACGAAGCGAAGCAAACCACCAAAGGGGGCATTGTTCTCCCCGATGACGCGGAGATCCCCACGATTACCGGTCGAATTGTCGAAATTAGCGTGCAAATTGATCGTGACGAGGACTTTCCAATCCGAAAATACGACAAGGTCCTGTTCCACCCCAAGAACGCGATTCCTGTCGACTTGGAACCGGACAACGTGCTATTCGTGGTCCCGATTGCAGACGTTTGCGCGGTGTTCCGTCGCAACAGTGCGGAAACCCCTTCGGCGACTGCGGACGATGAACACGAGTCAAACGACGATCTTTGA
- the trpA gene encoding tryptophan synthase subunit alpha, with amino-acid sequence MSSSAISQVFETTRSEGRMAFMPFVTAGDPDIQMTGELIQELSRQKVDLIEVGFPYSDPIADGPVIQASYTRALQKGIRVGDIFDMVSAQTKNGSAPLVAMVAYSLVFRVGVERFLADAKSAGFAGLIVPDLPGDEASEFAERTRQHGLDLVQLIAPTTPVHRAEKIIEAASGFLYCISIAGTTGARDQLPPELTEHLDRLREKTDLPLAVGFGVSGPEQVDILRGHADGVIVGSRIVRYLEKLSDKFTSRDDVIREVGEFAAGMVKAVRQVASQA; translated from the coding sequence GTGTCATCTTCAGCGATCAGCCAGGTCTTCGAAACAACGCGATCCGAGGGACGCATGGCGTTCATGCCGTTTGTGACGGCCGGTGATCCCGACATCCAAATGACGGGAGAATTGATTCAAGAACTTTCCCGTCAAAAGGTAGATTTGATCGAAGTCGGCTTTCCGTACAGCGATCCGATAGCGGACGGTCCGGTGATCCAAGCCTCGTACACGCGAGCACTCCAAAAGGGTATTCGTGTCGGTGACATCTTCGACATGGTCTCCGCGCAAACCAAAAATGGATCAGCTCCGTTGGTGGCAATGGTTGCTTATTCGCTCGTTTTTCGGGTAGGTGTGGAACGGTTTCTCGCCGATGCCAAGTCCGCCGGGTTTGCAGGGTTGATCGTCCCAGACTTACCCGGTGATGAAGCAAGCGAGTTCGCCGAACGAACCCGTCAACACGGCTTGGATTTGGTGCAACTGATCGCACCCACTACGCCGGTCCACCGTGCTGAGAAGATCATCGAGGCAGCGAGCGGCTTCCTGTATTGCATTTCCATTGCTGGCACCACAGGGGCACGCGATCAACTTCCACCGGAGCTGACCGAGCATCTCGATCGGTTGCGTGAGAAAACGGATCTGCCGTTGGCGGTTGGTTTTGGTGTGAGCGGCCCTGAGCAAGTTGACATTCTCCGAGGGCATGCGGACGGTGTGATCGTTGGCTCAAGAATCGTGCGGTACTTGGAAAAACTGAGCGACAAATTCACGAGTCGAGACGATGTCATTCGCGAGGTCGGAGAGTTTGCGGCCGGAATGGTGAAAGCGGTCCGGCAAGTCGCGAGCCAAGCGTAA
- the trpB gene encoding tryptophan synthase subunit beta: protein MSTSSVPLSQVPDAAGRFGEFGRRFVPETLMHALEELTEAYASAKADPEFNRQLDDLLMNYVGRPNPLYHAERLSEQAGCNVYLKREDLNHTGAHKINNSLGQALLCLRMGKKRVIAETGAGQHGVATATACARFGLECCVFMGEEDIRRQRLNVFKMKTMGAEVRPVTSGSRTLRDATNEAMRDWMATVENTHYILGSVVGPHPFPLIVRDFQSVIGKEAKKQCEAAFGKLPDEIVACVGGGSNAAGMFYPFIDDDVKLTGIEPGGRGPNAGDHAASLSHGEKGVLHGSYSYVLQDDDGQTLDVHSVSAGLDYPGVGPEHSYWKDAGRVQYLSVSDDAALDAFRTMATLEGILPALESSHAIAHLLATKDQRSGSENVVICLSGRGDKDVQEVARVLGQEI from the coding sequence ATGTCCACAAGTAGCGTTCCCCTCAGCCAAGTGCCCGATGCCGCTGGGCGATTCGGTGAATTCGGTCGGCGTTTCGTTCCCGAGACGCTGATGCACGCCCTTGAGGAACTGACGGAAGCTTACGCCTCCGCGAAAGCAGATCCTGAATTCAATCGGCAGTTGGATGACTTGCTGATGAATTACGTGGGGCGGCCGAATCCGCTGTACCACGCGGAGCGGTTGAGCGAGCAAGCCGGTTGCAACGTCTACCTCAAACGGGAAGACCTCAATCATACCGGTGCACACAAGATCAACAACAGTTTGGGCCAGGCGTTGTTGTGTTTGCGGATGGGCAAAAAACGTGTCATCGCAGAAACCGGTGCCGGCCAGCACGGTGTAGCGACCGCGACCGCGTGTGCCCGATTCGGGCTTGAGTGTTGTGTTTTCATGGGTGAGGAAGACATTCGACGTCAACGGTTGAACGTCTTCAAAATGAAAACCATGGGAGCAGAAGTTCGGCCGGTCACGTCCGGTTCGCGAACCCTACGAGATGCCACCAACGAAGCCATGCGAGATTGGATGGCCACCGTCGAAAACACCCATTACATCCTGGGTTCCGTGGTTGGTCCGCATCCGTTTCCGTTGATCGTTCGGGACTTCCAATCGGTCATCGGCAAAGAAGCGAAAAAGCAATGTGAGGCGGCGTTCGGCAAGTTGCCGGATGAGATCGTCGCCTGTGTCGGTGGCGGTTCGAACGCAGCGGGCATGTTCTACCCATTCATTGATGACGACGTCAAACTCACCGGAATCGAGCCCGGCGGTCGTGGACCGAACGCGGGAGACCATGCAGCTTCGTTGTCGCATGGGGAGAAAGGTGTCCTGCACGGAAGTTACAGTTACGTGCTCCAAGACGATGACGGTCAAACACTCGATGTTCATTCCGTTTCCGCCGGTCTGGACTACCCCGGTGTGGGCCCGGAGCACAGCTATTGGAAAGATGCCGGACGAGTCCAATACCTGAGCGTTTCCGATGATGCCGCCCTTGATGCGTTCCGAACGATGGCAACTCTCGAAGGGATTCTTCCCGCGCTCGAAAGTTCTCATGCAATCGCGCATCTCTTGGCGACCAAAGACCAACGATCGGGCAGTGAGAACGTCGTGATTTGTCTCTCGGGTCGAGGTGACAAAGACGTACAAGAAGTGGCCCGCGTCTTGGGACAAGAAATTTAG
- a CDS encoding amidohydrolase has product MFRITLLSLIFPISVWSAEPADLVIRGGRIVTVDDEFRVVNALAVRDGRIIGVGTNDDIESAIEPSTKVIDLDGRMVLPGLIDSHTHPVSASQFEADHEIPTFETIADVLAYVRQRTRVVPKGEWIRLSQVFITRLREQRYPTRWELDSVAPEHPVVFRTGPDGSANSLALAENGINKEFAAEHPENVMVDPKTGEPNGILRRLSSVLKSKANSNRKRLSEADRDDRLVQLFSDYNRSGITGVIDRNCNDSSRTQYERLWQADRLTVRVRMSRGLSPNGKLDAIEKRLDEFASDPLFQKPHPMLGVIGVKVFQDGGMLTGSAFFRRPWGISTIYGIEDPAYRGMRYIESQRLETLVRACAKRGLAFTAHCQGDAAVEALVDAYEKVNADIPIAPTHSSITHSSFMSRKAIDMAAKLGIGVDLQPAWLYLDARTLVNQFGSERLSYFIPLRSLFDANVIAGGGSDHMQKIGSLRSVNPYNPFLGMWVAVTRKARWHDSPIHPEQALSREQMIRFYTSNNAWLMRAEEEIGSLEVGKRADFILVDRNLLTCSADDIRDTQVEQTWLDGKKVYDRRAR; this is encoded by the coding sequence ATGTTTCGAATCACTCTTCTCTCGCTGATCTTTCCCATCTCGGTCTGGTCGGCGGAACCCGCCGACTTGGTCATTCGTGGGGGGCGCATCGTTACCGTTGATGATGAATTTCGAGTCGTCAACGCGCTCGCTGTGCGAGATGGCCGCATCATTGGCGTGGGAACCAATGACGACATCGAATCCGCAATTGAACCATCGACAAAGGTGATTGACCTTGATGGTCGAATGGTGTTGCCTGGTTTGATTGACTCGCACACGCACCCGGTGTCTGCAAGCCAATTCGAGGCCGATCACGAGATCCCCACGTTCGAGACCATCGCCGATGTACTCGCATACGTGCGGCAACGAACACGTGTGGTTCCGAAGGGCGAATGGATTCGGTTATCACAGGTGTTTATTACTCGACTTCGCGAACAGAGGTACCCCACGCGGTGGGAACTCGATTCCGTCGCACCCGAGCACCCGGTTGTTTTCCGCACGGGTCCAGATGGGAGCGCAAACTCGTTGGCCCTTGCCGAAAACGGGATCAACAAGGAATTCGCAGCCGAGCACCCGGAAAACGTGATGGTCGACCCGAAGACGGGCGAACCCAACGGCATTCTGCGGCGGCTCTCTTCAGTGTTGAAATCGAAAGCAAACTCCAATCGAAAAAGGCTTTCCGAAGCCGACCGTGATGATCGGCTCGTGCAATTATTTTCCGACTACAACCGTTCCGGCATCACTGGCGTGATTGACCGGAACTGTAACGACTCTTCACGAACACAATACGAACGATTGTGGCAAGCCGACCGCCTGACAGTTCGCGTGCGGATGTCTCGCGGACTGAGTCCGAACGGAAAGCTGGATGCGATCGAAAAACGTCTCGATGAATTCGCATCCGATCCGCTGTTCCAGAAGCCCCACCCGATGCTGGGCGTGATTGGTGTCAAAGTTTTTCAAGATGGCGGCATGCTGACTGGGAGTGCATTCTTTCGTCGACCATGGGGGATCAGCACCATCTACGGCATTGAAGACCCAGCGTACCGAGGTATGCGGTACATCGAATCGCAACGACTCGAAACCCTTGTGCGAGCCTGTGCCAAACGTGGATTGGCCTTCACGGCTCATTGTCAGGGAGACGCCGCTGTGGAGGCGTTGGTGGATGCCTACGAGAAGGTGAACGCCGACATTCCGATTGCTCCAACTCACTCGTCAATCACACATTCGAGTTTCATGAGTCGCAAGGCCATTGATATGGCTGCGAAACTAGGCATTGGCGTCGACTTGCAGCCAGCGTGGTTGTATCTCGATGCCCGCACATTGGTTAATCAATTTGGTTCGGAACGGTTGTCGTACTTTATTCCGTTGCGGAGTCTATTCGATGCGAACGTCATCGCTGGTGGTGGCAGTGATCACATGCAGAAAATCGGTTCGCTCCGCAGCGTGAACCCCTACAACCCGTTCCTGGGAATGTGGGTCGCCGTCACGCGAAAAGCCCGTTGGCATGACTCTCCGATCCACCCCGAACAAGCTCTGAGCCGCGAACAGATGATCCGGTTTTACACCAGCAACAACGCTTGGTTGATGCGAGCAGAGGAAGAAATCGGTTCCCTCGAAGTCGGCAAGCGGGCGGACTTTATCCTCGTCGATCGCAACTTGCTCACGTGTTCTGCTGACGACATCCGTGACACGCAGGTTGAGCAAACTTGGCTGGATGGCAAGAAAGTCTACGACCGTCGTGCACGTTGA